The sequence TTTACATTATAGAATTCAAACTCGCCTTGCAATGCGTTGCTTATTACCGTATTTGTAAATTCTCTGTCTGTGGCATAACCTCTCCAATCGTACGACGTTGTAAAATAGTTTCTTTGTTGTATTTGATGTTCTTTCAGACTTCCGATAAAATTATTTAACAACAATGTTCCGTTCGAAAACTGATAATCGAATACCAAACTGCCGCCGTATCTTTTTCTGTCTCTAACGTCGTCATAGATATTGACGTCGTTAAGCAATGTAGGAATAAGTCCTTCGTTTGTTATCGATTCGACATTTGTGGTATAAGAAGCGCTTAAGCGGTCTGAATTCCTGTTATAATTGTCGATATAAACAGAGAGCTGAATACCCAGTTTATTATCGAATACCCGATTGCTTACGAGAGCCGCCAGGCGATAATTTCCGTAAGGATTATCATTTGCAAGCGACGCGTATCCTCCCTGCGCCGAGAAATTAGTATGCAATCCTTCGCGGGCTTTACTGATTCTAAGATTCACGGTGCCGCCGACGGCGTCGGCGTCCATATCGGCCGTGAGCACTTTTGTAACTTCAATGCCCGAGAGAATATTGGGCGCGATCATATTTAAGTCGACGCTGCGGTTTTCACGGTCTGTCGATTGAAGTCGCACGCCGTTTACCATCATAACGTTGTATTGAGGCGACAAGCCGCGGATTGTAACCTTTTGACCTTCGCCGCCGCTGCGAATCAGCGATATACCGGGCAAACGAGCTACCGATTCTGCGGCATTGACATCCGGGATGTCTTTGATGCGATCGGAAGAAACAATGTTCTTAATAGTATTTGCAGATAACTGCTGGTTAATCGCCTCCATCTGCCCTTCCGCCTGAGCGGTAATTACAACTTCGCCAGTTTCAAGAGCTACGTATTCGAGCTCAACATCCACCTCAATAGTCTTACCTGCAACTACTGTTACCGGAATTCTCTCGTCCTTGTAACCGAGATATTTAACAACCATGGTATAATTTCCGGGCGGTATGCTTCTGATGTAATATTCGCCTTCAAACGAAGCGGCTGCTCCGATACTCGTGCCTTCCAATAATACATTCGCGCCGGGCAGAACTTCTCCTGTCTCTTTATCCAGAACTTTGCCTCGTATTCTACCCGAGCCTTGAGCCTGAATAAAACCCGCCACAAACAAAATCAGTATCATGCACTTGAGCATTATCTTACTTACTTTCATAACTTAACTCCCTTTTTATTAGAGAATTATTAATTATATACTTAATTGATTTTTCATCTCAGAATTTTATTATATCGTCCTGTATTTTCGTCAAAATAATTTTTATTCTTCGGTAAATAAGTTTTCAAATCACAGGAATTGCCTACGATTTTTCTCCACTCATTAAGATTCTCAACAATTCCTTTGGAGATTGCCTGGACGCCAATATTGCCCAGCACGGCTCCTTCGACGGGTCCCGCAACAACTTCGCATCCCGTAGCGTCTGCGGTTAACTGGGTAAGCAGTTCGTTCTGAATACCACCGCCCACAACGTGAAGGCGTTCTATTTTTTTCCCGACGACCGATTCGATTTTTCTCAACGTATCCCGATAACTATACGCAAGGCTTTCGATAATAACCCTTATAACGAATCCCATATCATTATCATGCTTTTGTCCGGTCTCTTTTAAGAAAGCAATTATTTTTTCGGGCATATTGCCTGCTTTTAAAAATCTCGCATCCGAAAGGTCGACCCAAGCGCCCGAGGCGCCGTATTTTTCCGCTTTGTCGGTTAACTCTGCATATGCAAATTCCTTCTCTTCTTTTTCATCCCAGTAACGTTTGCATTCCTGGATAGGCCAAAGTCCCAGTATATTTTTCAGAAATCTAATCGTATTATTAAAGCCGCCTTCGTTTGTAAAATTATTACCGAGAGCTTCTTCGCTTAAAACCGGTCGATCGAGTTCTACTCCCATTAAAGACCATGTGCCGGAACTTAAGTAAGCCCAGTTGCCTCCCTGCGCGGGAACGCCTACGACGGCTGAAGCGGTATCGTGACAAGCAGTGGCAATGACCGATATGTCCGGATCCAATTGAGTTAATCGAGCCGTCGATGATGAGATTGGTCCCAACACTTTTCCGGGTTCGATGAGTTCGGGGAAAATACTCTTCTTAAATCCCAGCGCTTCCGTAATTTCCCAGCTCCAATTTCTCGTAGAAGGATTCACAAGTCCGGAAGTGGACGCAATAGTATATTCCGACACTTTTCTCCCGGTGAGCAAAAAGTTCAGGAAATCAGGTATCATTAGAATTTTATCGGCGACATTCAAAAGGTTGGTTTTTCTTTTCTGTTCGGACAATAATTGATAAATGGTGTTAATTTGAACGAATTGTATGCCTGTCGATTTATAAATTTTTTCTTTGGGTATAATCTTGAATGTCTCTTCCATCATATTATCCGTACGATCGTCCCTGTAATGATAGGGATATCCGAGGAGCCTGTTCTCGGAATCAAGCAACACATAATCCACGCCCCAGGTATCGATGCCGATTCCGTCGAAATGATTCCCGAATTCTTTCTTTGCCCTTTTCAGTCCTTCGATAATTTCTTCGTAGATTACCAAAATATCCCAATGAAATCCGTAATCGTATTTTATTGACGGAGTTCTAAAGCGATGCGTTTCGTAGAGAGATACTTTTTGATTGTTCAGCAGACCCACCATACACCTGCCGCTTTCGGCTCCCAGGTCGAATGCTATAAATTTTTTTTCATCCATAATTAACCCGTGATTATGATTTGTTTAATGATTGATATACTCTGGTTGTGTACAAGAAGAGGAGCGGTTAAAAATTTATAGAGTAAAAGGGGAATTAATCTATCGCTGTAAGAACAAAATGAATTTATATTGTAATCTATTATCTGTCTTCTGATAAACCGCAGGAGATGAGAAAGGGGGAAGAGAATAATCTCAAGAGATAACGCCCTGTCATTATAACTTATCTTTTGAGGATACTGTATTCTACAGTTACGTCTTCGTAATCGTTATAGCTTTTTCTGTTTTCGAGCATATCGATAAGAATATCGGTAGCCGTTTTTCCGATAACATACGGATTTTGCTGAACGGAATAATAAGGGACGCCCAATCGGGAAACAATCGTATTGTCGCCGAATTCTCCCAGGAGTATATCCTCCGGGATTGAAAGATTTTTATCCAAGATCGCTTTGCCCGCTCCGTAAGTAATCAAACCGCCGATACTGATCACTCCGTCGATTTTAATCCCCGTATTCAGGAGAGCAGTCATTTTATTATAACTGTCTTCAACGCTTCGGAATGTTTGAAGCACGAGATCTGGATTGAAATCGATGCCGTTATCCTCGAGGGCTTTTTTGTAACCCTGGAATCTGTCTTCGCAAACGGGTATTAGTGTATTCGGTCCGAGGAACAATATGTTTCTGCGTCCTTCTTTTATCATATCGGTGGTAAGTTCGTAAGCGGCGTCGACATCGTTTATTTTAACTGTGGTAAAGGGCAGTTCATGCACTTTACGATCCCAGCAAACAATTCGAATACCTTCTTCGTCCATTTTTTTATAAAGTTCCAGATTTTCGTCGCCGCCTACGGCGTTCAACAAAATACCGTCGACGCCTATGTCGGAAAGGAATTCGATTTTTTTTCTTTCTTTGACGGCATCCTCGTCGTGAACCATTAAAATGCATTCGTAGCCCTCGTTGCCCGACTCTTCATACATGCCCCGTACGGCTTCGGAAAAGAATGAAATTCTGAGATCGGGAATTAGAACGCCCAGAATTTTACTTCTGTTGGTAATAAGCGAGCGGGCCAGAATATTGGGGCGATAGCCCATTTCTTTGCATTTTTCTTTAACTAAAGTTTTAGTTTCGACAGAGATATCGCTCGAATCTCTCAAAGCTTTCGATACTGTTGCCGGAGTAAGAGAGAGTTCCAGCGCAATATCTTTTAATGTGACTTTTTTCTTTTTATAACTCACTGAAATTGCCCATAAGTTGTATTAGTATGGATAATATTACCATTTTAACGTCTAAAATTCAAGCAGAGGATTATGGATGCCCGGGCACAGCTCCGCCACGTAAGTCCCATATATTGAATGATTTATGCAGAAGAGGAAGAATAAAGCCGATATCAGAAAAGGTTTTCGAAAACCTTTAAGTAATTTAACCCTAAAAATGAGCCGATTCAGCTCACCCTGTATTTACTTAAACGTTTTCGATGCCGCTATGAAAATATTAAGATTATTTTCTTATGTCAAGTTAATTTTTCAGTAGATTACCTTTTTTCTGTTATACCGGCTCCTTCTACTCCTTTTCGAGTATTAATTTATTCAAATAATCCGCAGGATGATATATTCTTTCTTTCCTTTCGGAAAATCCTTTTAATTGTTCTCTGCACGACGTTCCGCTCGCCAAAATTACAATTCCGTCAGAGCTTCCTAATTTATTTTTTACCTGATCCAACAAGCTGAGTCCCAGCGACTTGCTGATTTTATAGTAATGCTTTTTATAACCGAAGCTGCCCGCCATTCCGCAACATTCCTGCGTCGAGATTACGACGTCTATCCCGAGCCGTTTATATAATTCGGGCGCTTCGTTTCCAAGCCCTATTGATTTCAATTGGCAATGACCGTGATAAAAAATTCTTTCGTCAGTGAATTTTATATTCCTTTTTATATGATTAATGTCAATCTTCCCTTCTTCGATCTTCCTATTAAGATATTCGAATAAATCGTAACATCTATCTTTTACGGCGGAAAACAGTTTGTCTTCTTTAATCAGTTTCCCGTAATCATTTCGGAACATTGTAAGCACGCTCGGTTCCACTACGATAACATCGTATCCATCGTCAATCAAGTTTTTCAAATAAGAGGCGGTTTGAGCCGCTTTTTTCTCCGCATATTGAATCATACCCTGCGATAAAGCAGCTCTGCCGTCGTCATATACTTCGCTTACTTCAGCGTCAAATCCAAACTTCTCAAGTAATTCCACGGCGTTCATACCCACGGCGGGATTATTATAGTTAGTAAAGACGTCCGCGAATACAATTACTTTTTGCATCTCCTTATCGGATTTCTCCCGAAGAGGAACATGGGCTTTTCTTTTCTTATATAATTCAACAAAAGTTTCTACCGAGAATTCGGGAATTTCCCTCTCCTTTTCGACGCCAAAAAAATTATCCAGTATAATTTTTACTGGATTCAATTTCATTAAAAAATTTACCGACGAAGGAAATTTAGAGGCAAACTTTGCCATCGCTCCGAAATAGCCGAAGAACATTTTCTGAATTGAGGGAGATTCTAATTTCGATAGTCTGTTTTTTATAACCGTATTTAAGCGCGGGATATCGATCCTGACGGGACAATTCGGAACGCAGCGCGAACATCCGGTGCACAATTCCGCAAAACGTCCTTCCTCCAATTTACCGGTTGTACCGACGGCCCAACTGGCTCCAATACCTCCGGTATAACATTCGCCTCCGAATGCATGACCGCCGACGGTCTGGAAATTCGCGCATACATTCATGCACGCGCTGCATCTGATGCAATAGAGCGCTTCTTTCAATTCGGGATCGTCTCTCATTGCCATTCGTCCGTCGTCTATCAATACCAGGAAGAATTTTCTTTCTTTATCCGATCTTTTGTTTAGATTCAGAGTCGGGGCTTTCAGTGGCGGTTCGAGTATGTTTGTATAAGAAGTCAACACCTGCCCCGTAGCGCTGGCAGCCAGTAATTCGATAAAAATCCCGAAATCTTTTCTGTTGGGAATTATTTTTTCGATTCCCGCAATCGCGATATGGATTGCAGGCAGGTGCGTCGTCAGTCGAATGTTCCCTTCGCTTTCGACCAAAAGGATCGTCCCTTCTTCGGCGGAAATCAAATTTGCCCCCGTAATTCCGACATCCGCCGCAAGAAATTTTTCTCTTAAAGTTTTGCTGGCAAAGGCGGTCAATTCTTCTCCGGTTTCCAGTGGGTCTGAAGTATTGATATTCTCTTTGAAGAGTTTCGAGATGCTTTCCCTGCTGCGATGAATGGCCGGTGCGACTATATGCGAAGGTTGTTCTTTGGACAATTGCAATATGAATTCAGCCAGGTCGGTTTCAACGACTTCGATATTTTCCGCTTCCAAAGTTGCGTTCAGTTTAATTTCTTCGGAAGTAATCGATTTCGATTTAACGGCTAATTTAACCGAATTGGACAAACAAATTTCTTTAATAAAATTTACGGCTTCTTTTTTGTCTTTTGCATAGAAAACCGAACCGCCCCGGGCTTCGATTGTTTCGGTCAGTTTATCTACCAGAAACGGCAGATTCCTGATCGAATTTTCTTTGATTTCCCGCGCTTTATCTTTTAATTCTTCGTAATCATCAATTTGACTTATTGCTTTGTAGCGGTTGTTATTAAAAGTTTGCGTGTTGTGCCGAACGGATTCCGTTTCGAAAGCAAGCGCGTAGTCGATGGCTTTAAATAAATTAACTTTATTCGCTTTACTCGCAAAATCTCTCGGATGAACCGATTTACTGTTCATAATCCTTCCGTTACGATTATATGCAATTTGCCCGGACCGTGAACGCCTCGCACAAGCGGACCCATGTCCGCCGTGGCGCTCGGTCCCGTTATAATCGAATAACTTCCTTGCAGAAATATATTTTCTTCGTCAAAAAGTTCGCGCGGTCTGCTTACGATTTTATTTCCGTCCAGGATTACGATGTGATTTCTTACAAGCATTGAGATATAACTCGTTAGGTCGTCGGATATCGGAACAATAACGGAACCGGCGGAAGCAATGCCGCATACAGCTGGCGTAATTCCCGTTTTAGCGTTTCTCAGTTTCCCCTTGTCGAAATTCTTTAAATATTTTGCATCGTCGAATATTTGTTCGAAAAAACTCCGTTCTATTATTCCGGGATTCGAAACCAATATTTCGTTTTCGCCTTCGGTAATTTTTTGCAATGCCGTTTTTATTGAAGAAGGGTCGCCTGCAACCGAGATAACATTTGCGCAGGCAGCCTTCGCTTTACCGATAAATTCTTTCAACAATTCTTCTTTGGACTTCATCAAATTTTTTTTAATAAACCGACTTTATTGTTTACGAATTATGCTTATTCAGAAATTCCTTGACTTCGGACGCAACGATGAACTCTTCGTTAGTAGGAATAATTGCAAGTTTAACAGGCGAGGCGTCGTTCGATATCAATCCTTCTTTCGGATTCGATTCGTTTTTACGGTCGTCGAGAATCACGCCGAGATTTTCCATATTTTCCGCGATCTTTTTTCTCAACAAAACGCTGTTTTGCCCTCCTCCGGCGGTAAATACAATACAATCGGCGCCGTTTAGAATTGCCAGATACTCGCCGATATACCTCTTTACATTATAGACAAAAGTATCGAAAGCGAGTTTCGCACGGTAATTGCCTTTCCCCATTTCCGACTCGATATCTCTCAGGTCGCCCGATTTAATGCCTGAGATGCCGTAGAGCCCGCCTTTGGTCATCAATATTTCGATTGCATCGTCGATAGAAAGACTTTCTTTTTGCATAAGATAAAGGAGCGCATACGAATCTAGGTCGCCAACGCGTTTGGCGTTAATCAGTCCGCACTGAGGACTCATGCCCATAGAAGTATCGACCGATACGCCGTTCTTAATAGCGCATACAGAAGAACTGCCGCCGAGATGGCATGAAATAACTTTGTTGCAATCGAACAGTTCTTTTGCGCGCATAGCAATATAACGGTGCGACGCGCCGTGGAATCCGTATTTTCTTATACCGTGCTTTTCGTAATATTCATACGGTATTCCGTACATGTAGGCTTCCGGAGGAATATTTTTATGAAAGTGAGTTTCGAACAATCCGACCAGAGGAACCGTATCGAGTAAATCCTTGAAAATCGATATTGCAGTCAAATATACGTCGGTATGAACCGGAGCCAGAGGGCGATACTCTTTCATGGCTGCTATGACTTCTTCGGTCAGTTCCACGCAGCCGGAAATTCCTTTTGCATGAACGGTTTTAAAACCGACAGCGGAAATTTCATCCGCAGAATATTTTTCGTTAAGCGCTTTTAAGGTCATATTGACCGCTGTCAAATAATCTTTAATTTCAAGATTATTCGTTATTTCTTTTTCTTCCTTGAAAGCATATCTGAAAATAGCGTCCTTTTGACCTATCTTTTCGACTACCGCCTGGAATAAAATATCCATATTGCCGGCGTCGTATAGTTTGCACTTGTATGAAGTGCTTCCCGGATTAGCAATTAATATTTTCATTGCGTTTTATTTTGTTAGTTTACTTTTTAAGTTAGTCAGCACCTGTTCAACAATATCCTGTATCATACTTTCATTTAATTTTTGAGGTTGAGGATCTTTATTCTGAGCGGCAGAATTTGCGTCCGTACTGCAGACGGTAACTCTACCGGGCAGATTGAATTTTTCCCTCAAACCGAGCAGACGGTCGCGTTCCTCGGGCGACAAGACATTCAGGTTGCCCAATTGAATGGCTTTCCAGACAATGCTGGCAGTATGTTCGAGAGTTTCCATTTTGTAATAAGCATTGAATAGATCGCTGCCAAGCGTAAGCGCGCCGTGATTTTCGAGCAGAATTGCATCCGAATTTTTTATATAGGGACGGATATTGTCGGGAATTTCGGACGTAGAAGGCAGACCGTAAGGAGCAATCGGCACAGCTCCGATTACAATTATTGCTTCGGGCAATACGCATTTGTCAAGCGGTATGCCTGCAACTGCAAAACTGGTAGCATACGGTGGATGCGCATGAACTACGGATTTTACATCCGGACGTTCCCTATAAACTTCAAGATGCATTTTCAACTCGCTCGAAGGACGGTATTTTGAATTTTTCGTGATTACGTTGCCCTGCCTGTCGCATTTGATTATCATGTCGGTCGTCATGAAACCTTTACTGACGCCGGTGGGAGTTGTCAAAACCTCGTCGTCGTTTAATAAGACGGTTATGTTGCCGTCGTTTGCCGCTACGTATCCCCGCGTCCAAATTCTTTTTCCGACCTCCACAATGTGTTTTCGCAGTTCCCATTCGTTATACATGGCTTATTCCTTTATTTTTAGTATTATTTTCCTTTTATGAAAGTACAAAAAATATCAATATGTTTACGGGAAAATGCAACCAATTCTTTTATAATTCGTTCTCGTTATAATCAATTTTATCTACGATGGCAATAATTAGCGTTCTAATAGGCGCCAGATCGAGTCCGAAAATCGATTGAGCCACGCCGGGAGCGCCGCCGCAGACAACGATATCGCCCAACCCCGCTCCGATATAGTCGAGCGCGACGTGTTCAGTTTCCAGCGCTCTGCCGTCCGGCAGAACGGGTTTTACTACATAAACTTTTTTACCGTTATAAGCCTCGTGCTTTACCACGGATACGACTCTTTTTGTAACTTTTGCCAGATACATTACGCCACGCTGTCGACTAATTTAACAATACTCGCGTTTACCGGCGCAAAGCCGGAATCAAAAGCCTGGGTTGCGTCGGTGCTCGTAACATAGACCACCAGATCGCCTTCTGCCGCAATGTTTTTCGGGTCGGCAACCACAAGCGGATTTCCTACCGGATTGGATTCGGATGAAACCGGCTGAACTACATATAGATGGCAGCCTTCCAATTCTTTCACTTTTTTAGAAGCCCAGGTTTTGCCGATAACGATTCCCAATTTCATTTCTGCGCCGTAATCTTTTTTGTAATCTGAACGTCGTCAATAATTGCAACGATTACCGCATCGATGGGAGAATCTTTAGTGGTTTCGGTCATACGGGCAGACGAACCGTACGTTAAAAGAACAAAATCGCCCTCTCCCGCCTGAACGGCGTCAATAGCCACATGATATGAACCCATCGGTTTCCCCTCATGGTTTACTTCCTTACATAGAAGCATTTTCTTACCCGTTAATTTAGGGTCTTTATGAGTTGAAACCACGCTCCCTATGACTTTGGCAAATATCATTTAGATTTTCGATTAAATGATTCGTCCAACTCGTCTACCGGACGCGGTATAACCAATTGAGAAATAACCTCTCCAATTCGTGAAGCGGCGTCTGTTGCCGCATCAATAGCGGCGCGCACAGCGGCTACATCTCCTTCGATTACAAAGGAAACATATCCGCTCCCGACCTGCCGCCACTCGACGACGTCTACGTTTGCCGCTTTTACAGCCGTATCCGCGCCGAGCACCAAAGGCGCAAATCCTTTTGTCTCTAAAATACCGATAGCGTTTTTAATTGCCATTTTATTCTCCTTCAATTAAAAATTTTATACAAATCTGAATGATTTATGAGTCATAATACGTCGTTTTCTTACAAAATGAATAGGAGTACAAATTCCCTCTCCCGTCGGAGTAGCAATCGTATGGGAAAAGTATCCTTCTCCGAGATCGCCGCCGTTACCCCTTAAAGTTCCGCCGTTAATTACATGCACGTCGCAGTCCAACACTCTGGTAAATATTGTAACGCGTTCAAGGTCTCTGGAAAAAATACTTGCAGTGTGTTTAAAACCGTGTTCGGCTTTTAGCGCCGCCTGCAAACCTTCTTCGAAATTTTTTACACGTACGACAGGTATGCAACAGGTCATCTGTTCGGCAACCACCCACGGATGATTCTTTTCCACTTCGCCGAACAATAACGGCACGTCACCTTGCAGATTAAGCCCGAGCGCTTTGCCCAATACCGCAGCGCTTTTTCCGGCAAAATCTCTTTTTATCAGCCAGTGTTTACCCGACAATTCCAGCGCTTTTTCTGCCAGGCGGTTCATCTCTTCGGTCGACAGTCGATAATTACCGGCTCTTTCCATTTCAGCCATAAAACGTTCGAATACGCTGTCGACAACGAAAATTTCCTTTTCGGCAATACAGAGAATATTATTGTCGAAACTTGCGCTCATTGTAATTTCCTGCGCTGCAAGTTCAAGGTCGGCTGTTTCGTCAACCAGAACGGGAGGATTGCCCGGTCCGGCGGCGATAACTTTTTTGGGATACTCAAGAGCCATTTTAACTACCTGAGGACCGCCGGTTACAGACAATAGTTCAACCTTGTCATGCCCGAACAGAGTCCTGGCAGTTTCAAGCGTCGGTTCGGCAACGCAGGTTACGAGATTCTTCGGAGCGCCGGCTTCGTACATATATTTATTTGCCAACTGAATTACTTTTGCGCTTACCTTTTTAGCCGAAGGATGAGGGTTAAAAACAATCGTATTTCCGCCGGCTAATTGAATAATAATATTGTTAATTATTGTCGGGCCCGGATGCGTGCTCGGCGAAATGTTTCCTATAACTCCGAACGGGGCGTATTCGTCGACTGCCAATCCGTTCCTGCCCGACCAGGCTTCCGGCTGCAAATATTCCACTCCGGGGCTATGATTTGCCGCATTGACGTATTTTGATATTTTATGGTCGACTCGACCCATCCCTGTTTCTTCAACGGTCATTTGCGCCAATTCTTCTTTATTTTCGAGAGCCATTTTTCGAACCGCGTCGATAAATTTTTTGCGGCATTGAATACTTCTGTCCTTAAATTGCAAGAAAGCTTCGTGAGCCGCTTCGACCGCGTCGTTCATCTCCGTAAAAACGCCCCAATCGCCTTTTGCGCCGGATGAGCCGGCAATCGTTTGCGACATTACCTTTTCAACTACCCGTTCAACAATTTTTCGAATTTCATTTTCGTTCAAATCCACTTGATTCCCCGTTTAAATTTTTTTACTGTTTCTTTAAATTTAGCGGTTCAATCGGAAACTTACCCGAAATTTTATCCGAAGGGCGAGGTATAATAACCTCCGACAAAACATTTCCGATATTCGAAGCGGCCTGAACGCCCGCGTCGACGGCGGCTTTAACCGCCGCTACGTCGCCTCTAATAATAATGCTTACTCTTCCGCCGCCAACTTTGACCCATTGCGCCAATCTTATATTAGCGGATTTAACGGCTGCATCGGCAGCTTGAATTGCGGCTGTAAAACCCAAAGTTTCTATGATGCCCAATGCTTCCAGCATGTTACGCTCCTATTTGTTTAACATTAATAATTCGAATACTTCCTCGTGAGCCGAGGGTATGATGTTTGTGCAGACCAGTTCGCCTACTCTAGCAGCCGCTTCCGCTCCGGCTTCAACCGAAGAGCGGACGGCGCCTACTTCGCCTCTTACCAATGCGGTAACATATCCGCCGCCGATTTCTACTCGCTTTACAAATTCTACATTTGCCGTTTTGAGCATGGCGTCGATTGCGTTGACCGCTCCCGTATTACCTCTGGTTTCAATAAAACCGAGAGCTACTCCTTTTGCCATTTTTACTCCTATCAGATTTGTTTATAAATTATTTTTATTCTTTTTTTATTAATAAATTCCTTGGCGCCCGGAGTAATAACCGTTCCCTTGGGAATGACTATTCGGGAAAAATTATTACCCGCTTGCGTCAGCATATTTTCAGTAAGCACGGGAGTTTTGAATTCTCTCATATCAATTTCGTATG comes from Melioribacter roseus P3M-2 and encodes:
- a CDS encoding aldehyde dehydrogenase family protein, which codes for MDLNENEIRKIVERVVEKVMSQTIAGSSGAKGDWGVFTEMNDAVEAAHEAFLQFKDRSIQCRKKFIDAVRKMALENKEELAQMTVEETGMGRVDHKISKYVNAANHSPGVEYLQPEAWSGRNGLAVDEYAPFGVIGNISPSTHPGPTIINNIIIQLAGGNTIVFNPHPSAKKVSAKVIQLANKYMYEAGAPKNLVTCVAEPTLETARTLFGHDKVELLSVTGGPQVVKMALEYPKKVIAAGPGNPPVLVDETADLELAAQEITMSASFDNNILCIAEKEIFVVDSVFERFMAEMERAGNYRLSTEEMNRLAEKALELSGKHWLIKRDFAGKSAAVLGKALGLNLQGDVPLLFGEVEKNHPWVVAEQMTCCIPVVRVKNFEEGLQAALKAEHGFKHTASIFSRDLERVTIFTRVLDCDVHVINGGTLRGNGGDLGEGYFSHTIATPTGEGICTPIHFVRKRRIMTHKSFRFV
- a CDS encoding BMC domain-containing protein; translation: MLEALGIIETLGFTAAIQAADAAVKSANIRLAQWVKVGGGRVSIIIRGDVAAVKAAVDAGVQAASNIGNVLSEVIIPRPSDKISGKFPIEPLNLKKQ
- a CDS encoding BMC domain-containing protein — encoded protein: MAKGVALGFIETRGNTGAVNAIDAMLKTANVEFVKRVEIGGGYVTALVRGEVGAVRSSVEAGAEAAARVGELVCTNIIPSAHEEVFELLMLNK